Below is a genomic region from Echinicola rosea.
TATGGGTGAAGAACTAAAGCCTTTAGCTGAAGAGTGCTATATGGCCTTGACTGCAATTCAAAAAGAGGTGTCTACTGCATAACTAAAGCCCTGATGTTCTAGGATAATTATTTTTTAAGAGGTATAATTCCCTGTACTATTTTATTGACCCTACTATTTCTTTTCACCTCTTGGATGCCACCTTATGAAGCGAAGGGTATTGGTCAAGGGTGCTGACGTAAGGAGGCATTTACCTGCCCTTGAGGAATATCCTAAGCAAAATACCTTTGCATGCTTGAGGGAAAAGATCGAAATATATTCGCTTTTAAATAATAGAGAAAAATCCGCCGTTGAAGGATTTTGTTCCCATGCTAACAAAGGGACCTGCAAGATGGGAATGGCGTCAGACATTCCTACATCTTGCTGGTGTCCAGAACGACACCGTGTAATACCATAAGGTTAAAAGTTTTCTTTGTTGACCAAGGTTCAAATCCCGGTAAAAATGAGAATGGTTTTCAATTTTACTCTCTCCAATAACGCGTGAGAATTTGAGTATTTGAGAACTTGATTATCTCAGATTTTTACCCATCAAAAGCCTGCGAGTCCCGAGCACCTTTCTATACGACTTCGGAGCCTGAAAAGATGGTTTTGTATACAAAACTACATCTTGCTATTACCACTTGGGTAATCAATTTATCATCATCTATTAGACTAGCATTACATAAATACCATTACACCAAGCAGTCATTATAATAGATATTCATAGCATTAAGAAAAATTTTTCTACTCTTCTAAATTTTTAAACTATGAAATACACTTGGCAATTAAGAAATCACAAGTAAAAATAATTTCCTATTTTTGTTTCAAGTGAATCTCTTGAATCAAATAAAGGCCTGCTTCATGCTCCTTATCATAGTTTTTGTGATGGGGCACAATGCCTTTCCCCATGTCCACCACCAACATGGACATCGGGAAAGTAAAGTAGCCGTTTCTGAGCATCATCACCATACTCCACAAAAGGATGACCAGGAAAAAAAAGATTCACCATCCAGCTTTTTGGATTTTCTTTTCAAGAACCATTCCCATTCTCAACATACCCATCAGCACCCGCCAGTAACCGTTGAGTACCAAAATCTTAAAAAGCAGCTGGATTACCAGTATTATGCTGACTTTTTTCAGTGGGTACCAGAACTGATAGTTTATGAAAATGGCCTGCATAGACATGTCCTATTGGACAATCGCCTATCAGAAAACCCATACCTACAGTCACACCCACTTAGAGGGCCTCCTTCCCTTGGATAATTAAATCGGCAATAAACACTTTGCCGCAGCATATTTATATGCTCATTATTTATTGAATTATCCCACAATACCATTTCACATGCTAAAAACAATAGTGTTCGTCTTGTGCGGATGCTTCTTGTCATTGGGTGTATATGCCCAATCGACTTCAATAGAAAGCATCCTTAAACAGATAGAACAAAACAACCAAGAATTAATTGCTCTTGGGCAATACGTGGAAAGCAAACGACTGGACCTGAAATCTGGAAACAACTTACCTGACCCTCAATTTGGGGCTTATTACCTTCCCTTTGGTGAACATAACTCGGGTGACTATAAAGAATTTCAAATTACCCAATCTTTTGAGTTTCCTACGGTATATGGTTCAAGGAGCAACCTTATCGATCTACAGTCGAGAAAACTTGAACTGGAATATGAAATCAAAAAGCAAGATGTTTTGGCTTTGGCCAAGAACTATTGCTTAAACCTCATTTATCTGGATAAGCGGTTAAATGCCGAAACAGTCAGGGTAGAACAGGCACAAAAAGTGTTCAATCAAGTTCAGTCCCTCTTTGAAAAAGAGCAGGTAGGGATTCTGGAAATGAACAAAGCCAAGGTCTCCTGGATGAAGGAACAGTTCAAAATACAACAGATTGAAAGCGAAAAGAAAAACATCAGACTTCTTCTCTCCAATTTAAATGGAGGTACGGAGATCAGCTTTTTATCCAATGAATATGAACTGTCCCTTGACCTACAGGACAGGGACAGTATTTGGCAGGAAAAGCAGTTGCTAGATCCCATTATTCTTGATTTGAAGCAACAGGAAAGTATAGCCGAACAGAACCTGAGATTGGCGAAGAACAAAGCCTTACCAAATTTAACAGCGGGATATAACCGTCAGGGTGTTTCCAACTCCCATTATTCAGGGGGGGTTATAGGAGTATCC
It encodes:
- a CDS encoding TolC family protein gives rise to the protein MLKTIVFVLCGCFLSLGVYAQSTSIESILKQIEQNNQELIALGQYVESKRLDLKSGNNLPDPQFGAYYLPFGEHNSGDYKEFQITQSFEFPTVYGSRSNLIDLQSRKLELEYEIKKQDVLALAKNYCLNLIYLDKRLNAETVRVEQAQKVFNQVQSLFEKEQVGILEMNKAKVSWMKEQFKIQQIESEKKNIRLLLSNLNGGTEISFLSNEYELSLDLQDRDSIWQEKQLLDPIILDLKQQESIAEQNLRLAKNKALPNLTAGYNRQGVSNSHYSGGVIGVSIPLWNNHNKVKAAKSTVNFKKAFSSSRLSNAYAAYEKQFNDYQIMLSKFREYQNTLSDLDTEELLFQAYELGELSFLEYYMELQFYREAYDAMLEIEYQLYISHTQLLKHQL